The stretch of DNA ggctgaagaAAATTTCCAATTGGTAGGTGAATTAAGGATTGTAGGGGAagggcaggaaaatggagttgaagAACTTTGGATCAGATGCAATCTTATAGAACAGcagagtggcctactcctgttcctacttCTGATGGGCTTGCATTCAAACTAATTGGTTGTGACCTGAACAGGAAATTCTAGTTATGTGAAAGTGAAGAAAGTGCAgatgttctaaagggacatccttgtaatctgaggctgCACTCTCGTGTCCTGAACTCCCTACTATTGGAAATATCTTCTCACGTCCACTCGatatagacctttcaatatttgagaggATTCAATGAGACTCCTTgttattcctctaaactccagtgagtacagcccaaagccatcaaacactcctcaagcattaaccctttcattcccaggatcattttcatAAATCACCTCTGGACTCTATCCAATGCCAGTGCCAGCACACATTTCCTTGGATGAGGATCATCAAAGGTGTCTTGCAAGTCACCAATGCACCCTTCTACCCCTGTCCACCAAGTAAGTCAGACTACCAGGCTGTGCTCCATGCCACTGCATATAAATAGTAGCTAAAACAGAATTCAGTACAGAGAGCCATACAGTGCTGCTCTGAGGAAATGGATAAGATTCTACATGACTGCTTTGAGTTGATAGACTGGTTCATGTTCAAAGACTCAGCAGCCAGTTGAGATGAATATGTCACCATCATCATGGACTTTTTTAGCAAGTATGTTGAGGACTGTGTACCAAAGAGGGCAAAGTGAGAGTTTGCAAGTCAGAAACAATGAATGAATCAGGCGATACACTACCTACTAATGTCTAGGGTTGCAGCCTTCAAATCAGATTATCCTGATGCTTGTGAGAAATCAAGATACGACCTCAAACTCTAGCAGGGATGCCAAAAGACAATACCAGTCCACTATAGAGTCCTggatcagccccccccccccattgtggcAGGGTTCAGATGATGTAAAAGACTGCAAAATGAAGAAGGGCAGAACAGACTTCCCTTCTCAGTGAGCTTAATGCATTCCGTGTACATTTTGAACAGGAAACGATTAAAATAACATTATCCAAATTGACAGTCTCCAATGTACATGAGCCCACAGTCGTTACTGTGAATGCAATATCAGTCTTCAGAGTGTGAACCTGTGGAAAGCATTTGGCCCAGGTGGTGTCTCTGGTCATGTACTTAGATCCTGTGTCCTAGATCAGCTAGCAAGGATGTGTACAGACTTTAAGAAGACCACAATCATCTGGATACCAAGATAAtgtgccttaatgactaccatccagtggcTCTGACATGCATCATTATGAGGTGCTTTGAGAGACGGATCATAATGTGCATTAACTCCGGTCTCACAGACAACCTCAACccacagcaattcaccttctgcaAGAACTGGTCTGTGGTTAATGCCACTTCCCTGGCTCAACTCTCATCTCTGTAGCACAGGCTTAGTAAAGACACCTACAGTAGTTTAGACTAATGATTagtgactacagctctgccttcaacTTCAAATAATCTCATCCCCAAACTATTAGACCCCTTACTTCCCTGAAATTAGATCCTTGACTCCCTGACCAACATGCCACCATAGAGATAGGCAGCCCCACAAGACTGTACaaacaaccccttactctactcctTATACACCACCATAATGGGTCAAAATCTCAAATAACATGAGtttgagtacaggaaggagatcagagagcctagtgtcataacaacaatctATCTTTAATATCAACAAAGAGCCAAGcaatgacttcaggaagggggtggAGCACATGTTCATATTAGCATGTTAACCGTCCTTAAGTCAAGAaggttgagagtttcaagttcttAAAAATGAACATCATACATAGTCTGCCCTGGTCCAGCCactataagatagaggagcaggattaagccatttgacccatcaggcctgctccaccattcatcatggctgatttattaaccctctcaaccatattcacctgccttctcaacatatactttgatgccctgattaatcatgaTCTTATcattttccactttaaatatacccaatgacttggcctctacagccatcttggcaatgaattccacagattcactacctctaGCTGAAGacatttctcatctctgttttaaaggaacttccttgtattttgaggctgtgccttctagtaccaaactcccctactattggaaacatcctctccatgtccactctataatGGCTTCActatatttgataagtttcaaagaGAGCCCCCTTCATTATTCTAAACCCCAGCGAagacaggcccagaaccatcaatgcTCCTcaaacgttaaccctttcattcctgggttaattctcctctggaccctccccaatgcaggcgcatcctttcttagatatggggcacaaaattgctcacaatactccaagtgtgggctaatcaatgccatataaagcctcggcattacacccttgcttttgtattctagttctctcaaaatgaacgctaacattgcatttattttCCCCACTGTCGCTATGGCCAAGAAACCTCACCATTGACTACTTCCTCCGAGGCTAAAGACATTTGGCATGTTCTCTCTGGCCTCATCGGTTTTTTTTTGTCAATGGCAGCAGAGAAGGCTTTCGGGTGTATCACGGGTTGCGACTTCAAGAAACGGTAGAGTTGTGGTCAGAGCTCAGCACAGCggggaaaccagcctcccctacCTGTACTCTGCCTACTCATCTCACTACTTCGGTCAAGCAGCCAACATGCCCCCATCCACCCGGGACATtctgtcctgataaagggtctcggctcgaaacctCGATTGTactcgcctggcctgctgagctcccccggcACTCTGCCtgtgtgttgcttcgatttccagcacctgcaggttcTCTCTTGTTCCTCAcctcttcccactcccattcggcagaagatacaaatggcGGAAAGCACGTGCACGAGGATCAAAGACAGCTTCCATCCCGCTGCTGTAAGACTATTGAAGATTCCCAAGAACATGAGGATGAGCTCTTGATCCCACAGTCTGCTTAGTTGTGACTTTACACCTCACTGTACAGTACTGTAGCACTTAATTCTCTATTATTGTTTTACTTcgctctacctcaatgcacctCGTATTGCATTGATCAGGATGAACGGTATGCAAGAGAAGGTTTTTTTGCGCTGTATCTCGGTagatgtaacaataataaaacaatttaccaaaattttggtGGGCAGTTTTATCTGATAAAAGAACGAGCATCATCGACCGACCTCGACTTTTCACCGAAGTAAATGCCGCACGTTCCGCTTTCGTCTATATTGGACAAAATCTAAAAAGTCCTTCGGGTATTTTTTCCTTCTTTAATCAGTGCATTGTGGCACTGCAATCACAACAGCGGGACCCAAGCAATCATCTCCATGCTTAGAATCGCAAACTATGCGCCAAAGGACTACTGTATCAGAAAGCACCAGATATTATAATAACCAAAAGCGAGATGCGTCAGGAATGTTACAGAACCATCTACCGGGGTTTATACAGCGTGTTACTGTTTATGATTATTCTGATTTTAAACTCGTAAATGCATTTTAAAGAAATAATTTCGAAGCTCTTCACACTTCGAAACTGATGTGCGTgtaatatatgtgtgtatatctatgtaatatatatgtatatatactatTTTGATCTAACCCagccctcccttcccccaactcCTCCAACTAGAGATGTCTGGTCTGATCTCTGATCAATCGAGACACGATTGGCGTGGTTGGTGAGCACGCCCCTTCGCCGTAAGCAACCCTGAAACAAATACTAAATTCATTGGTTGGGGAACTGCCAGACTTAAACCGTACTGCTCGCCGACAGGAATAAAGCAGACTGTGAAAATGTCTCGTATGCTCAGCCCCTCCACGCGGTGATGATCTTGCCTTGCCCCGCACATCTGTACTCATCGCAGCCAGTGGACCTGTGGGGAGCTCGGGATGTGGAGCAACACTACCCTCAGCTCCGGGGAGCGCAGCAACGATTCCGTGACAGGGTCCGAACAATGTACTTCGGTGTCTATCGCCTTCCCGGTCACCATGATGGTCACCGGCATCGTGGGCAACACGCTTGCCTTGCTCCTAGCTTACAGTTCCTATCACAAGAAGGGGAACAGGAAGAAGAAGTCCTTCTTGATAATCATTGGAGCCCTGGCTCTAACCGACCTGACCGGCAAACTTCTCATTAGTCCCGTCGTCATTTCAGTGTATCTAGCCAACCGGCAGTGGGACAGAGTGGACTCATCGGGTAATTTGTGCGCTTATTTCGGCGCATGCATGACTATGTTTGGGCTTTGCCCCTTACTTTTAGCTAATGCTATGGCGATTGAGAGGACGTTGGCCATCTATGCACCCCACTATTATTCCAACCACGTGTCCACCAGGCTCACCAAGCTGGTGGTGCTTTCCATCTGGGTCGCCGTGGTGATCTTTGCCATGCTGCCGGTCGTCGGCGTTGGGAAATACTCCCTACAATGGCCGGGTACTTGGTGTTTCATCAATATTGGAAAGCCTGCCTCGGGCATCAACTTCTTTGCTTCGGCGTTCACCGTGCTGGGCATCATTTCCTTGCTGGCCACACTGGCCTGCAATGTCGCCACGATCCGGGGTCTGGTCGTTCGCTGCAGGAAGAAGGTGCCGTCCTCCAATAAGCAGTGGGAAAGAATCGCAGTGGAGACTCTGATCCAGCTGTTGGGGATCATGTGCGTGCTCACTGTTTGCTGGTCCCCTCTCCTGGTGAGTAAATTGAACCCTCATTGAAAATATCTTACAGTAATCAGAACAATTTGTATTAGTGTTCAGAAGTGGGCGAGGTCTAGCCAACACCGGCTGCCGGGATTGCCAACCTTAAGATCAAAGGAGCAGGATTGGGCCAATTGGCCCATCCTGTGTCTTAATATCAACCAAATTCACTTTTGCAGAATGTCCTTTGTAGATAATGTGGTCTTGAAAGGAAGTGATATTTTTCAGCTTAGTTATTCGCCGGTTATCAAAATGAAGTTTGCATTTCAGTTCTTCTCGATAGGTCATTTTGGATGCGACGTTATTGTGGCGGCATGTGCGGTACAGAAACGAACTTTTGTCCCATCCGCACATCAGCAAGATTAGACTGAAGACTTTGAATAAATGAAGCATGCGAACATAAAAtgttgatgtgtgtgtgtgtgtgtgtgttgggcgGGAGGGGTGATAACAGCCTTGTAAATATCAAGTCATCAAAAGCACACAATCGATAAACACACCTAGAAGTGTAATATCTTCATCATCTTCGGA from Hemitrygon akajei chromosome 12, sHemAka1.3, whole genome shotgun sequence encodes:
- the ptger3 gene encoding prostaglandin E2 receptor EP3 subtype; amino-acid sequence: MWSNTTLSSGERSNDSVTGSEQCTSVSIAFPVTMMVTGIVGNTLALLLAYSSYHKKGNRKKKSFLIIIGALALTDLTGKLLISPVVISVYLANRQWDRVDSSGNLCAYFGACMTMFGLCPLLLANAMAIERTLAIYAPHYYSNHVSTRLTKLVVLSIWVAVVIFAMLPVVGVGKYSLQWPGTWCFINIGKPASGINFFASAFTVLGIISLLATLACNVATIRGLVVRCRKKVPSSNKQWERIAVETLIQLLGIMCVLTVCWSPLLVLMLKMNYMESSPAGCSISSAASSISSTEPQSGCNSLLTAIRLASLNQILDPWVYLLLRTILLRKAHQVANAVTNCSVEGLKEIPVTAETRVHLNEQP